The Candidozyma auris chromosome 1, complete sequence genome includes a region encoding these proteins:
- the RRD1 gene encoding peptidylprolyl isomerase RRD1, producing MPPKFSAPVKCIYDASDLDNFKNSIAYERLHNIINLVVQKVKGTSLPKNVFDISLVTRSATISNSSTNDDNQFNHYNESTRTVLRILKSFNTLIDDTPPLQGPRRFGNLARRDWQEKVEACAGSHLQLITSDKGLQEELSYYLLNAFGSSVRLDYGSGHELSFVAFIGGLIEFKILDIASIEAVELLTIFAKYFDLARRLILVYSLEPAGSHGVWGLDDHFHFAYIIGAAQFNVDGTSKQYIPPVQQVLSSLTIEDFKETNFYVNAIAFIFKIKSGPFNEHSPILHDIHKTVSLWSKVLSGLLKMYEIEVLGKFPVVQHFWFGAGLYPWVDAESRKMLPVKDIQESKQEENDTLPGLINGFSGQKTTSTTISLTGAPWARQSSRTGPSPVPRRGPQPPVNRTQEPRKR from the coding sequence ATGCCTCCCAAGTTCTCTGCACCGGTAAAGTGCATATATGACGCCTCCGATTTagacaatttcaagaactcgATCGCCTACGAAAGGCTACACAATATAATCAATCTTGTCgtgcaaaaagtcaaaggtacttctttgccaaagaaTGTATTTGATATATCCTTGGTTACTCGAAGCGCCACAATAAGTAACAGCTCGACCAACGATGACAATCAGTTTAATCATTATAATGAGTCCACTCGCACAGTACTAAGGATTCTCAAGTCTTTTAATACTTTGATTGATGACACCCCTCCTCTACAAGGGCCCAGGAGATTTGGAAACTTGGCAAGGAGAGATTGGCAAGAAAAGGTTGAGGCTTGTGCTGGTTCACATCTTCAATTAATTACAAGTGACAAGGGACTTCAGGAAGAACTTCTGTACTACTTACTCAACGCGTTTGGGTCGTCTGTCAGACTCGATTATGGTTCAGGTCATGAGCTTTCTTTCGTTGCCTTCATTGGTGGTCTTATCGAATTCAAGATACTCGACATTGCTAGCATTGAAGCTGTTGAGCTTCTAACCATATTCGCCAAGTACTTTGATTTGGCTCGTCGTTTGATCTTGGTTTACAGCCTAGAGCCTGCTGGGTCTCATGGAGTTTGGGGTCTTGACGATCACTTTCATTTTGCTTACATTATAGGTGCAGCCCAGTTCAATGTTGATGGTACCAGTAAGCAGTACATTCCGCCGGTTCAGCAAGTTCTTTCATCCCTAACCATCGAGGACTTTAAGGAGACGAATTTTTATGTGAATGCTATTGCATTCATATTTAAGATTAAGCTGGGTCCTTTCAACGAGCATTCTCCTATCCTACATGATATTCACAAGACGGTGAGTCTATGGTCCAAGGTATTATCTGGTTTGCTAAAAATGTATGAGATTGAAGTTTTGGGTAAGTTTCCAGTTGTGCAACACTTTTGGTTTGGCGCAGGTTTATACCCTTGGGTTGACGCTGAAAGCAGGAAGATGCTTCCTGTCAAAGACATACAAGAACTGAAGCAGGAAGAAAACGACACTTTACCGGGGCTAATTAATGGATTCTCCGGACAAAAGACTACGTCAACGACTATATCATTAACAGGAGCACCTTGGGCACGCCAAAGTTCGAGAACTGGCCCCTCTCCTGTTCCACGTAGGGGTCCACAACCGCCAGTGAATAGAACCCAAGAACCTCGTAAGCGGTAA
- a CDS encoding crossover junction endodeoxyribonuclease, whose translation MGIADLWPVVSPACDPRVPFPIFLSKFIDDHGRPPRFAIDAYMFMFYSQLPDANPEDQVIQERVIRNFMAKLFYFVQHNVSFVVVFDGKFKPSKLRHGHIPQIPGSVNYDEILHHFHRVHSSNYSEGSSLVERLKKILQRNCMDIVQAPGEAEAECAWLQKLGVVDYVISDDSDTLVFGATKMIRLFNRVKYMNEEGKPVLSNTDYYVTPVYMDKVTEVTGLDKNRMVLLAVLRGGDYSTGAEGIGITRAKEIALCGTNLLSSLPRKSTQDFGSLPDFSKMFVETFVDQEKAQALSLQNHKSLKSELDRADSLRAFNKYLDSFLREQHKDVFGRSTTMKSEVKVDDYYALLYFFPLVNRKVFKFTPFSTSFGELKAIDDDMPGLTPNDSTQTVKRYNYVCDPGDIGESIVKQGKFIFVGKGRGVTLKVNEYALPRERKFNLKSFALKLLKSSKVRSEIILARSRIVDGEHLGVLKFQRTRLHDKVYLVTKNSIHDTASPSDINGDAIGDDQDNQDPDALIQQVDNDDEDKLIEVLVTMNSIRLVAPDVVKEFERRQLIEQRRKSPSKKKYSPQKTTLDRIWPELSPTKNRPQSVKVINVDDDTVEHESPIKTKSTSSPYKKRSPRKQTLSEKYEINPNQVPVTAFFQQRKDPFVETRSLFVTDDDSGSDNDAKIEKNYMKMKNIIADGPKLAEGTAVKAPVESRLSSPESSPSKKSRMNLSPDTSPMKAKKIPTKKDPFL comes from the coding sequence ATGGGTATAGCTGATCTATGGCCTGTCGTGAGTCCAGCATGCGATCCTAGGGTGCCATTCCCCATATTCTTGTCCAAATTTATAGATGATCATGGCAGACCGCCCCGATTTGCCATCGACGCTTACATGTTCATGTTCTACTCACAGCTACCAGATGCCAATCCAGAGGATCAAGTGATTCAGGAAAGAGTGATTCGTAACTTCATGGCGAAGCTATTCTATTTTGTTCAGCACAATGTCTCGTTTGTCGTTGTGTTTGATGGCAAATTCAAGCCCAGCAAGCTACGGCACGGCCACATCCCCCAAATACCTGGGTCAGTGAACTACGATGAGATCCTACATCATTTTCATAGGGTGCACTCTTCCAATTACAGCGAAGGGCTGCTGCTTGTGGAGAGactaaaaaaaattctACAGAGAAATTGCATGGATATTGTTCAGGCACCTGGAGAAGCTGAGGCCGAATGTGCGTGGCTACAGAAGCTTGGTGTAGTGGACTACGTAATCTCGGACGACTCAGATACACTTGTTTTCGGAGCTACTAAGATGATTCGTCTTTTCAATCGTGTTAAGTATATGAATGAGGAGGGTAAGCCCGTCTTGAGTAACACAGACTATTATGTGACTCCCGTGTACATGGATAAGGTGACAGAGGTTACAGGCTTAGACAAGAACAGGATGGTATTACTTGCAGTTCTTCGAGGCGGTGACTACTCTACTGGTGCTGAAGGTATAGGAATTACTCGTGCCAAAGAAATAGCTTTGTGTGGCACGAACTTACTATCTAGTCTCCCTAGAAAATCAACGCAGGACTTTGGTTCTCTTCCGGACTTTTCCAAGATGTTTGTCGAGActtttgttgatcaagagAAGGCGCAAGCTCTATCGTTGCAGAATCACAAGTCACTCAAACTGGAGCTTGATCGTGCTGACAGTTTGAGAGCATTCAACAAATACTTGGACTCATTTTTGAGAGAACAACATAAGGATGTGTTTGGTCGTCTGACCACAATGAAGAGTGAGGTCAAGGTGGACGATTACTATGCGTTACTTTACTTTTTTCCTCTAGTGAACAGAAaagtcttcaagttcaCTCCGTTTTCGACAAGTTTTGGAGAGCTTAAAGcaattgatgatgatatgcCTGGACTCACTCCCAATGACTCCACTCAAACTGTCAAAAGATACAACTACGTTTGTGATCCCGGAGATATTGGGGAACTGATAGTGAAGCAAGGAAAGTTCATATTTGTTGGAAAGGGCAGAGGAGTCACGTTGAAGGTGAACGAGTATGCTCTTCCACGAGAGAGGAAGTTCAATCTCAAGTCCTTCGCACTTAAACTTCTTAAATCTTCGAAGGTGAGGTCGGAAATTATCCTTGCGAGATCAAGgattgttgatggtgaacATTTAGGTGTCTTGAAATTCCAGAGAACTAGACTACACGACAAGGTGTACTTGGTGACGAAGAATAGCATACACGATACAGCTTCCCCGAGCGACATCAATGGCGATGCAATAGGTGACGATCAAGACAATCAGGATCCCGATGCTCTCATCCAACAAGTCGAcaatgatgacgaagataaATTGATTGAAGTTTTAGTTACCATGAACTCTATACGCTTGGTAGCCCCTGACGTCGTCAAGGAATTTGAAAGGAGACAATTGATCGAGCAGCGACGAAAATCTCCAAGTAAAAAGAAATACTCGCCGCAGAAGACGACTCTTGATCGAATTTGGCCAGAGCTATCACCAACAAAGAATAGACCTCAATCGGTCAAGGTAATCAACGTTGATGACGACACGGTGGAACATGAAAGTCCAATTAAAACGAAGTCAACGTCTTCTCCCtacaaaaagagatcaCCAAGGAAACAGACTTTAAGTGAAAAATATGAAATCAATCCAAATCAAGTTCCTGTTACAGCATTTTTCCAGCAGAGGAAGGACCCCTTTGTTGAAACACGGTCACTTTTTGTCACAGATGATGACAGTGGGAGTGATAATGATGCcaagattgagaagaactacatgaaaatgaaaaacaTCATTGCAGATGGTCCCAAATTGGCCGAGGGCACCGCTGTAAAAGCACCCGTTGAGTCGCGGCTCAGTTCACCAGAGCTGAGtccatcaaagaaatcacgCATGAATCTTTCCCCGGATACTTCACCgatgaaagcaaaaaaaataccaaCGAAAAAGGATCCCTTCCTCTAA
- the PCK1 gene encoding phosphoenolpyruvate carboxykinase PCK1 yields MVPPTAVESSLNFQDHPSIKSTEDPLVQKLSLKDDVTIRHNAPPPTLYEDGLLEKGTTISSTGALMAYSGKKTGRSPKDKRIVEEETSSQHIWWGPVNKQVDELTWKISRSRALDYLRTREKLFVVDAFAGWDPRYRIKVRIICARAYHALFMTNMLIRPTEEELKNFGEPDFTIYNAGQFPANTYTKGMTSSTSVEINFKDMEMVILGTEYAGEMKKGIFTVMFYLMPIKHKVLTLHSSANQGIEKGDVTLFFGLSGTGKTTLSADPNRKLIGDDEHCWSDNGVFNIEGGCYAKCLDLSQEKEPEIFNSIKFGSILENVVYDPETKVVDYSDSTITENTRCAYPIDYIPSAKIPCLADTHPTNIILLTCDASGVLPPVSKLTNSQVMYHFISGYTSKMAGTEEGVTEPQATFSACFGQPFLVLHPMKYAQQLSDKISKHNANAWLLNTGWAGASAARGGKRCPLKYTRAILDAIHNGSLSKVEYEEFPVFNLHVPKTCPGVPSELLNPINAWSEGEASFKKEISSLAGKFVENFKKYADQATPEVQAAGPTV; encoded by the coding sequence ATGGTTCCACCTACCGCAGTTGAATCTTCCTTAAACTTCCAAGATCACCCTTCGATCAAGTCGACTGAGGACCCTTTGGTTCAGAAATTGTCTCTCAAAGACGACGTTACCATTAGACACAACgctcctccaccaactttGTACGAGGACGGTCTTTTGGAGAAGGGTACGACTATCTCTTCTACCGGTGCCTTGATGGCCTACTCCGGTAAGAAGACTGGTAGATCGCCAAAGGACAAAAGAATTGTCGAGGAGGAAACCTCTTCCCAGCACATCTGGTGGGGTCCTGTCAACAAGCAGGTTGACGAGTTGACCTGGAAGATCTCCAGATCGAGAGCTTTGGACTACTTGAGAACTAGAGAGAAGTTGTTTGTTGTTGATGCCTTTGCCGGCTGGGACCCTCGCTACAGAATCAAGGTTAGAATTATTTGTGCTAGGGCCTACCACGCTTTGTTCATGACCAACATGTTGATTAGACCAActgaggaggagctcaaaaacTTTGGTGAACCAGACTTTACCATCTACAACGCTGGTCAGTTCCCTGCCAACACTTACACCAAGGGTATGACTTCTTCCACCTCTGTCgagatcaacttcaagGATATGGAGATGGTTATCTTGGGTACCGAGTACGCTGGTGAGATGAAGAAGGGTATCTTCACTGTCATGTTCTACTTGATGCCTATCAAGCACAAGGTCTTGACTTTGCACTCTTCTGCCAACCAGGGTATTGAGAAGGGTGATGTCACCTTGTTCTTCGGTTTGTCCGGTACTGGTAAGACCACCTTGTCTGCTGACCCTAACAGAAAATTgattggtgatgatgagcACTGCTGGTCTGACAACGGTGTGTTCAACATCGAGGGTGGCTGTTACGCCAAGTGTTTGGACTTGAGCCAGGAGAAGGAGCCCGAGATTTTCAATTCGATCAAGTTTGGCTCTATCTTGGAGAACGTTGTGTACGACCCTGAGACCAAGGTTGTCGACTACTCTGACTCTACCATCACCGAGAACACGAGATGTGCATACCCAATCGACTACATTCCATCTGCCAAGATCCCATGCTTGGCTGACACTCACCCAACCAACATCATCTTGTTGACATGTGATGCCAGCGGTGTGTTGCCACCAGTGTCCAAGTTGACCAACTCCCAAGTGATGTACCACTTTATTTCCGGTTACACCTCCAAGATGGCTGGTACTGAGGAGGGTGTCACGGAGCCACAGGCCACTTTCTCTGCTTGTTTCGGTCAACCATTCTTGGTGTTGCACCCAATGAAGTACGCTCAGCAGTTATCTGACAAGATCTCCAAGCACAATGCCAACGCTTGGTTGCTCAATACTGGTTGGGCTGGTGCCTCTGCCGCTAGAGGTGGCAAGAGATGTCCATTGAAGTACACCAGAGCCATTTTGGATGCCATCCACAACGGTTCTTTGAGCAAGGTCGAGTACGAGGAGTTCCCTGTGTTCAACTTGCATGTTCCAAAGACCTGTCCAGGTGTTCCATCTGAGCTTCTCAATCCTATCAACGCATGGTCCGAGGGTGAggcttctttcaagaaggagatcagCTCTTTGGCTGGTAAGTTTGttgagaacttcaagaaatacGCTGACCAGGCCACCCCAGAGGTCCAGGCCGCTGGTCCAACCGTCTAA
- the NGS1 gene encoding Ngs1p has translation MIPQNALGQLVCGGFQGTTVTSQAYQLIVKYKVSTMILSRKNAQSVEQMSKLIRDLQYIAYKDAGYKYPLLFSVDMEGGMLNSLFDSQNLTQFPGAMALAATGDTQLAYEVSKALATELRHIGFTIILGPVLDVITKLSHQLVSVRSFGTTTEEVTKYGKAVARGLKDGGLITVGKHFPGIGNASVDSLLEVPMMTDSLDQIRGFNSVPFAQLINEGLIDGISAAGCGVPTISPDETHACLSPILINQLLRQEIGFKGFVISECLEMDALYHSIGLGQGVMLAMIAGCDLVMVCHDFELQIEAIESISTALKNGTVEEHIISASLARIENVQKRLPQWQDIFPDGNAFEPTLFGLAYPEAWKQHKSLSETAYRRSITLIRDYEGVLPLTQFLDDKENNNILILSPLLNPIYPQSEGTAKTNLYPGEAVFQKFGEELANSSEVENTHVLHTTYTANGLTNLHESLIENSKAVIVFTSEASRNMYQIGIVKYISILCGASPSSLSSSSGRAHLSKPLIIVATSSPYDFYYNKSIGSAYLCCYDYTENVLKELVGALVGSYTPQGCIPGEKKFVVDRSKRRKISLSPGKSPDKTRRSQPPKRKWLVDDFDCHRDWRGLLKLFKSNQTNFSESSFRLLVSFLHTYASTQRHFVIRNSSLNIIYGVIITWVQDLGSKANPDEEKVGSIVYLLVDKTKRMQSIGKNLHLRAMRYLLKEKNCSTVSLGCSFPLAVFLEQGFEDRNSSFLHNVGWDVTEASKSWPAHIVVLKELASWSVPQKIFRELMIVGVRFDICSQMDKLEALVGRTTQNNEILSPESSSSSNTPDESPSVTDIQTHNRWIRELYREAMSHYDNNSALEAKIIIALEPSNQNVIGSIILFTNKSNLAKYYPFIEEACLGTGSYKKEALVGGIVGPVIDPSYSNLTEIFKFGLICSAVTYLKSNYCDINSSNGMSSCMMVEVMDGKSFNGIKAIGFEPWKMYHKYYDRHRGEEVNLGDAT, from the coding sequence ATGATTCCCCAAAATGCTTTGGGCCAGCTTGTATGCGGCGGGTTCCAAGGAACAACCGTCACATCCCAAGCATACCAGCTCATAGTGAAATACAAAGTATCTACAATGATACTTCTGAGGAAGAATGCTCAGCTGGTGGAACAGATGTCCAAGCTCATTCGGGACTTGCAATACATTGCTTACAAAGACGCTGGCTATAAATATCCTTTGCTATTTTCTGTAGATATGGAGGGAGGCATGCTCAATTCATTGTTCGACTCGCAGAATTTGACTCAGTTTCCTGGTGCTATGgcattggctgcaactgGCGACACTCAATTAGCATATGAAGTGTCGAAAGCATTGGCAACAGAGCTACGTCACATCGGGTTCACAATCATTTTGGGACCCGTGCTTGATGTCATCACAAAGCTATCGCATCAACTAGTGCTGGTGCGCTCTTTCGGAACAACTACCGAGGAGGTGACAAAATATGGCAAAGCGGTTGCAAGGGGCCTCAAAGACGGTGGTCTTATTACTGTCGGTAAACACTTTCCGGGCATTGGAAACGCATCTGTGGACTCTCTACTTGAGGTCCCAATGATGACAGACTCATTGGATCAAATCAGAGGATTCAATTCGGTGCCTTTCGCCCAACTTATCAATGAAGGACTTATAGATGGAATCTCTGCTGCTGGCTGTGGAGTTCCAACTATATCGCCTGACGAGACTCATGCTTGCCTACTGCCTATCCTCATCAATCAACTACTTCGACAGGAAATCGGTTTCAAAGGATTTGTCATCAGTGAATGCTTGGAGATGGACGCTTTATATCATTCTATTGGGCTAGGTCAAGGTGTCATGTTGGCAATGATAGCGGGTTGTGATTTGGTCATGGTCTGTCACGATTTCGAGCTTCAAATAGAAGCAATCGAGTCCATTTCCACAGCCCTCAAAAATGGCACGGTTGAAGAGCATATAATCTCGGCCTCGTTGGCCCGTATTGAGAACGTGCAAAAGCGTCTCCCTCAATGGCAGGATATTTTTCCCGACGGCAACGCCTTTGAACCTACATTATTTGGTCTCGCCTATCCGGAAGCCTGGAAGCAGCACAAGAGTCTTTCAGAAACAGCGTATAGGCGCTCAATAACTCTTATTAGAGATTATGAGGGTGTCTTGCCGTTAACGCAGTTCCTTGATGACAAGGAAAATAACAATATTTTAATTTTATCACCTCTTTTGAATCCAATTTATCCACAACTGGAAGGTACTGCTAAAACGAATTTATACCCTGGAGAAGCTGTGTTTCAAaagtttggagaagagctTGCAAACAGCTCAGAAGTTGAGAACACTCATGTACTTCACACCACCTACACAGCTAATGGTCTTACCAACCTTCATGAATCACTCATAGAGAACTCAAAAGCTGTGATAGTGTTTACATCTGAGGCTTCTAGGAACATGTATCAAATAGGGATTGTGAAATACATCTCTATACTATGTGGTGCATCCCCGCTGTCACTTTCGCTGCTGTCAGGTCGGGCTCACTTGTCGAAACCGCTAATAATCGTGGCCACGCTGTCACCTTATGACTTTTATTACAATAAAAGTATTGGATCAGCGTACCTTTGTTGTTATGATTACACTGAAAATGTTCTCAAGGAGCTTGTTGGCGCTCTAGTGGGATCCTATACACCGCAGGGATGCATACCTGGTGAGAAAAAGTTTGTTGTTGAtagaagcaaaagaaggaagatCTCACTAAGTCCTGGCAAACTGCCTGATAAGACTCGAAGATCTCAACCCCCCAAACGAAAATGGCTCGTGGATGATTTCGATTGCCATAGAGACTGGAGGGGGCTTTTAAAACTTTTTAAGAGCAATCAGACAAACTTCAGCGAATCTTCATTTCGACTTCTAGTCTCATTCTTACACACGTATGCAAGCACACAACGACATTTTGTGATCAGAAACTCGAGCTTGAATATCATATACGGAGTCATAATCACTTGGGTACAAGATTTGGGTTCTAAGGCGAATCccgatgaagaaaaagtagGCTCAATCGTGTATTTGTTGGTGGATAAGACAAAACGTATGCAACTGATTGGCAAgaatcttcatcttcgtgCAATGCGCTATCTACTTAAGGAGAAAAATTGTTCAACAGTCAGCTTAGGCTGCCTGTTCCCCTTGGCAGTATTCTTGGAGCAAGGCTTTGAGGATCGTAACCTGTCGTTTCTTCACAACGTTGGTTGGGATGTAACAGAGGCATCGAAGCTGTGGCCAGCCCACATTGTGGTACTCAAGGAGCTTGCATCTTGGTCGGTTCCACAGAAAATTTTCCGTGAATTGATGATCGTTGGTGTGCGTTTTGATATTTGTCTGCAAATGGACAAATTAGAAGCATTGGTAGGCCGGACGACGCAAAATAACGAGATACTTCTGCCCGAGTCGTCATCCAGCTCTAATACTCCCGATGAAAGTCCATCAGTGACTGACATACAAACTCATAATAGGTGGATTCGAGAATTGTACCGCGAGGCAATGAGTCACTATGATAACAATTCTGCTCTTGAAGCTAAAATCATCATCGCACTTGAACCCAGCAACCAGAATGTTATTGGGAGCATTATactcttcaccaacaaaaGCAATCTCGCCAAATACTATCCTTTCATCGAGGAGGCTTGCCTCGGGACCGGCAGCTACAAGAAGGAGGCATTGGTTGGGGGAATCGTAGGGCCAGTGATCGACCCTAGTTATTCCAACCTCACTGAGATTTTCAAGTTTGGTTTGATATGCTCAGCGGTGACGTACTTGAAATCCAACTACTGTGACATCAACTCTTCGAATGGGATGAGCTCATGCATGATGGTGGAGGTCATGGACGGTAAATCCTTCAATGGTATTAAAGCAATTGGGTTTGAGCCATGGAAGATGTATCACAAATACTACGATAGGCATCGTGGCGAAGAGGTGAACCTAGGGGATGCTACCTGA